From Daucus carota subsp. sativus chromosome 6, DH1 v3.0, whole genome shotgun sequence, the proteins below share one genomic window:
- the LOC108224694 gene encoding DDRGK domain-containing protein 1 — MDDILVAILSMLLVAALIPLYIWRRRQASSSVEPDEQVQVRQREAVLRATGARGTAPPRSRMRRRTTTSAASTSHVEESGDGTDEEDLGEGEYHNVKVSKKREKKRQEREAIRQAEEAARESRVTKQDRYAEMRRKKDEEREAEERRLEEEAKARQAKEEEAAALEFEKWKGEFSIDSEGTTEKEVQDANQGLLFDFVEYIKKHKCVQLEDLAAEFKLRTQECINRITSLEDLGRLSGVMDDRGKYIYISLDEMKAVADYIKREGRVSISHLASQSNQFIDLEPKAQFLDDISSQEEPIVA, encoded by the exons ATGGACGATATACTCGTAGCGATTCTCTCAATGCTTCTCGTTGCGGCGTTGATTCCGCTTTACATATGGAGAAGGCGCCAGGCATCTTCGAGCGTTGAGCCTGACGAGCAAGTTCAG GTTCGTCAGAGGGAGGCTGTTTTGCGAGCTACTGGTGCTCGAGGTACTGCTCCTCCTCGCAGTCGTATGCGTAGAAGGACAACAACCTCGGCTGCTTCTACATCACATGTTGAAG AATCTGGTGATGGGACTGACGAGGAGGATCTTGGTGAAGGGGAATATCATAATGTGAAGGTGTcaaagaaaagggaaaagaaacgACAAGAGCGGGAAGCTATACGACAG GCCGAGGAAGCAGCTCGAGAGTCAAGGGTAACAAAACAGGATCGGTATGCAGAGATGAGGAGGAAGAAGGATGAGGAGCGGGAGGCTGAAGAACGTAGGCTG GAAGAAGAAGCCAAGGCTCGACAGGCgaaagaggaggaagctgcTGCACTAGAATTTGAGAAGTGGAAAGGAGAATTTTCAATTGATTCCGAAGGAACTACGGAGAAGGAAGTTCAAGATGCCAACCAAGGGTTACTATTTGATTTTGTTGAATACATCAAG AAACACAAATGTGTACAACTGGAAGATCTCGCGGCAGAGTTTAAATTACGAACTCag GAATGTATCAACCGCATCACCTCTTTAGAAGATCTGG GACGATTATCTGGTGTTATGGATGATCGAGggaaatatatttacatttcaCTGGATGAAATGAAAGCTGTTGCCGACTATATCAAGCGGGAGGGTAGGGTTAGCATATCACATTTAGCTAGCCAATCCAACCAGTTTATAGACTTGGAACCAAAAGCACAGTTTCTTGATGATATCAGCAGTCAGGAGGAACCAATCGTAGCTTAA
- the LOC108227034 gene encoding 2S sulfur-rich seed storage protein 2, which translates to MANLKLFGALLIALFAVATATTYTTTVTTITTTTEDEGSSSQQGSRQQCREEIQGKDFNMCERFLIPDQQQGGGSLRMIVQSDEGKQRREEQQELQTQCCEELKQIKPMCRCAAIGDVVKQQMEGGQSMQSKKMRQMLQKAQNLPSRCKFDQPQECSFGQTYWIA; encoded by the coding sequence ATGGCCAACCTCAAACTCTTCGGTGCTCTTCTTATTGCTCTCTTTGCTGTGGCCACAGCAACCACCTACACAACTACCGTCACcacaatcaccaccaccaccgaAGACGAAGGATCCTCTTCGCAGCAAGGCAGCAGGCAGCAATGTCGTGAAGAGATCCAAGGCAAGGACTTCAACATGTGTGAGAGATTCCTTATCCCGGATCAACAACAAGGAGGAGGAAGTCTGAGAATGATTGTCCAGAGTGACGAGGGAAAACAAAGACGAGAAGAACAACAAGAGCTGCAGACACAATGCTGCGAAGAGCTGAAACAAATTAAGCCCATGTGCCGATGTGCGGCGATTGGGGATGTTGTGAAGCAACAGATGGAGGGTGGACAAAGCATGCAAAGCAAGAAAATGAGACAGATGCTGCAGAAGGCCCAGAATCTCCCGAGTCGATGCAAGTTTGATCAGCCACAGGAATGCAGCTTTGGACAGACCTACTGGATTGCATAA
- the LOC108224611 gene encoding rab GTPase-activating protein 22 isoform X1 produces MGPTLFSGRRKRRMWRDSGVSTESFYQVRPECTDVPKTKFKIRAGKTLSVRKWHAAFSPEGYLDIGKTLSRIHHGGVHPTIRGEVWEFLLGCYDTTSTFDERQQIRQRRRVRYAQLKDECRQLFPIVGSGRYITAPVITEDGKPIKDPIVLQQTYDRVQENDASNSHEHLLEAVPDGPQDEKVIQWKLTLHQIGLDVNRTDRTLVFYEKQENLSKLWDILAVYSWFDKDVGYAQGMSDLCSPMIILLEDEADAFWCFEHLMRRLRGNFTCTANSVGVETQLSHLAAVTQVIDPKLHQHLENLGGGDYLFAFRMLMVLFRREFSFGDSLYLWEMMWALEYDPDLCSLYAADPEAPTEKLEDAKGKSKSKKQFGKYERENMKSGGKGAETPLPISVFLVASVLKDKSSTLLTEARGLDDVVKILNDLNGNIDAKKACIGALKLHKKYLKKVKKP; encoded by the exons ATGGGCCCCACGCTTTTTTCGG GGAGGAGAAAGAGAAGAATGTGGAGGGACTCTGGTGTCTCTACTGAATCTTTCTATCAAGTTCGGCCGGAATGTACAGATGTTCCCAAGACCAAGTTTAAGATTCGG GCTGGAAAGACCCTCAGTGTGCGGAAGTGGCATGCTGCCTTTAGTCCGGAAGGCTATCTTGATATAGGCAAGACACTTAGTCGTATACATCATGGG GGAGTCCATCCAACAATAAGAGGAGAAGTCTGGGAATTTTTACTGGGTTGTTATGATACTACGAGCACATTTGACGAAAGACAGCAGATACGGCAACGCCGGAG GGTGAGATATGCACAGCTAAAAGATGAGTGCCGTCAATTGTTTCCCATCGTTGGAAGTGGTAGATATATTACTGCACCTGTAATTACTGAGGATGGGAAACCTATTAAAGATCCTATTGTGCTTCAACAAACTTATGACCGAGTGCAAGAAAATG aTGCTTCCAACAGCCATGAACACTTACTAGAGGCAGTCCCTGATGGACCTCAAGATGAGAAAGTAATCCAATGGAAGCTGACACTACACCAGATAG GTCTCGATGTGAACCGCACTGACAGGACATTAGTGTTTTATGAGAAGCAAGAAAATTTATCGAAACTTTGGGATATCCTAGCAGTTTATTCATGGTTTGATAAAGATGTGGGCTATGCTCAAG GTATGAGTGATCTCTGCTCTCCCATGATAATTCTTCTTGAAGATGAAGCAGACGCCTTTTGGTGTTTCGAACACTTGATGCGTCGATTG CGGGGAAATTTCACATGTACTGCGAACTCGGTTGGCGTCGAGACACAACTTAGTCATTTAGCTGCAGTTACTCAAGTTATCGATCCAAAACTTCATCAGCACTTAG AGAACCTAGGTGGTGGTGATTATCTATTTGCTTTCCGAATGCTAATGGTTTTGTTCCGTCGCGAATTCTCTTTTGGTGATTCTTTGTACCTCTGGGAG ATGATGTGGGCTCTGGAATACGACCCAGATTTGTGCTCTTTGTATGCGGCTGACCCTGAAGCACCTACTGAGAAGTTAGAGGATGCAAAAGGAAAGTCTAAATCAAAAAAGCAATTTGGAAAGTACGAAAGGGAGAACATGAAAAGTGGAGGTAAAGGTGCTGAAACCCCCCTCCCCATTTCTGTTTTCTTAGTAGCTAGTGTCCTGAAGGATAAGAGCTCAACATTACTAACAGAGGCTCGTGGATTAGATGATGTTGTTAAG ATATTGAACGACTTGAATGGAAATATCGATGCCAAAAAAGCTTGCATTGGAGCATTGAAGTTGCACAAGAAGTATTTAAAAAAG GTTAAGAAACCATGA
- the LOC108224592 gene encoding protein translation factor SUI1 homolog — MSDLDIQIPNAFDPFAEATAEDSSAGSKEYVHIRVQQRNGRKSLTTVQGLKKEFSYNKILKDLKKEFCCNGTVVQDPELGQVIQLQGDQRKNASTFLIQAGIVKKEHIKIHGF, encoded by the exons ATGTCTGACCTCGATATCCAGATTCCTAATGCTTTTG ATCCCTTTGCTGAGGCCACTGCTGAGGACTCTAGTGCTGGGTCGAAAGAGTACGTGCATATTCGCGTACAACAGCGAAATGGCAGGAAAAGCTTGACAACTGTGCAGGGCTTGAAGAAAGAATTCAGTTATAATAAGATTCTTAAGGATCTCAAGAAGGAGTTTTGCTGCAACGGTACTGTTGTCCAGGATCCTGAGCTAGGCCAG GTTATTCAGCTTCAAGGCGATCAGCGAAAAAACGCTTCTACTTTCTTGATTCAG GCAGGTATTGTGAAGAAGGAGCACATCAAAATTCATGGTTTCTGA
- the LOC108224611 gene encoding uncharacterized protein LOC108224611 isoform X3: MGPTLFSGRRKRRMWRDSGVSTESFYQVRPECTDVPKTKFKIRAGKTLSVRKWHAAFSPEGYLDIGKTLSRIHHGGVHPTIRGEVWEFLLGCYDTTSTFDERQQIRQRRRVRYAQLKDECRQLFPIVGSGRYITAPVITEDGKPIKDPIVLQQTYDRVQENDASNSHEHLLEAVPDGPQDEKVIQWKLTLHQIGMSDLCSPMIILLEDEADAFWCFEHLMRRLRGNFTCTANSVGVETQLSHLAAVTQVIDPKLHQHLENLGGGDYLFAFRMLMVLFRREFSFGDSLYLWEMMWALEYDPDLCSLYAADPEAPTEKLEDAKGKSKSKKQFGKYERENMKSGGKGAETPLPISVFLVASVLKDKSSTLLTEARGLDDVVKILNDLNGNIDAKKACIGALKLHKKYLKKVKKP; this comes from the exons ATGGGCCCCACGCTTTTTTCGG GGAGGAGAAAGAGAAGAATGTGGAGGGACTCTGGTGTCTCTACTGAATCTTTCTATCAAGTTCGGCCGGAATGTACAGATGTTCCCAAGACCAAGTTTAAGATTCGG GCTGGAAAGACCCTCAGTGTGCGGAAGTGGCATGCTGCCTTTAGTCCGGAAGGCTATCTTGATATAGGCAAGACACTTAGTCGTATACATCATGGG GGAGTCCATCCAACAATAAGAGGAGAAGTCTGGGAATTTTTACTGGGTTGTTATGATACTACGAGCACATTTGACGAAAGACAGCAGATACGGCAACGCCGGAG GGTGAGATATGCACAGCTAAAAGATGAGTGCCGTCAATTGTTTCCCATCGTTGGAAGTGGTAGATATATTACTGCACCTGTAATTACTGAGGATGGGAAACCTATTAAAGATCCTATTGTGCTTCAACAAACTTATGACCGAGTGCAAGAAAATG aTGCTTCCAACAGCCATGAACACTTACTAGAGGCAGTCCCTGATGGACCTCAAGATGAGAAAGTAATCCAATGGAAGCTGACACTACACCAGATAG GTATGAGTGATCTCTGCTCTCCCATGATAATTCTTCTTGAAGATGAAGCAGACGCCTTTTGGTGTTTCGAACACTTGATGCGTCGATTG CGGGGAAATTTCACATGTACTGCGAACTCGGTTGGCGTCGAGACACAACTTAGTCATTTAGCTGCAGTTACTCAAGTTATCGATCCAAAACTTCATCAGCACTTAG AGAACCTAGGTGGTGGTGATTATCTATTTGCTTTCCGAATGCTAATGGTTTTGTTCCGTCGCGAATTCTCTTTTGGTGATTCTTTGTACCTCTGGGAG ATGATGTGGGCTCTGGAATACGACCCAGATTTGTGCTCTTTGTATGCGGCTGACCCTGAAGCACCTACTGAGAAGTTAGAGGATGCAAAAGGAAAGTCTAAATCAAAAAAGCAATTTGGAAAGTACGAAAGGGAGAACATGAAAAGTGGAGGTAAAGGTGCTGAAACCCCCCTCCCCATTTCTGTTTTCTTAGTAGCTAGTGTCCTGAAGGATAAGAGCTCAACATTACTAACAGAGGCTCGTGGATTAGATGATGTTGTTAAG ATATTGAACGACTTGAATGGAAATATCGATGCCAAAAAAGCTTGCATTGGAGCATTGAAGTTGCACAAGAAGTATTTAAAAAAG GTTAAGAAACCATGA
- the LOC108224611 gene encoding rab GTPase-activating protein 22 isoform X2: MWRDSGVSTESFYQVRPECTDVPKTKFKIRAGKTLSVRKWHAAFSPEGYLDIGKTLSRIHHGGVHPTIRGEVWEFLLGCYDTTSTFDERQQIRQRRRVRYAQLKDECRQLFPIVGSGRYITAPVITEDGKPIKDPIVLQQTYDRVQENDASNSHEHLLEAVPDGPQDEKVIQWKLTLHQIGLDVNRTDRTLVFYEKQENLSKLWDILAVYSWFDKDVGYAQGMSDLCSPMIILLEDEADAFWCFEHLMRRLRGNFTCTANSVGVETQLSHLAAVTQVIDPKLHQHLENLGGGDYLFAFRMLMVLFRREFSFGDSLYLWEMMWALEYDPDLCSLYAADPEAPTEKLEDAKGKSKSKKQFGKYERENMKSGGKGAETPLPISVFLVASVLKDKSSTLLTEARGLDDVVKILNDLNGNIDAKKACIGALKLHKKYLKKVKKP, from the exons ATGTGGAGGGACTCTGGTGTCTCTACTGAATCTTTCTATCAAGTTCGGCCGGAATGTACAGATGTTCCCAAGACCAAGTTTAAGATTCGG GCTGGAAAGACCCTCAGTGTGCGGAAGTGGCATGCTGCCTTTAGTCCGGAAGGCTATCTTGATATAGGCAAGACACTTAGTCGTATACATCATGGG GGAGTCCATCCAACAATAAGAGGAGAAGTCTGGGAATTTTTACTGGGTTGTTATGATACTACGAGCACATTTGACGAAAGACAGCAGATACGGCAACGCCGGAG GGTGAGATATGCACAGCTAAAAGATGAGTGCCGTCAATTGTTTCCCATCGTTGGAAGTGGTAGATATATTACTGCACCTGTAATTACTGAGGATGGGAAACCTATTAAAGATCCTATTGTGCTTCAACAAACTTATGACCGAGTGCAAGAAAATG aTGCTTCCAACAGCCATGAACACTTACTAGAGGCAGTCCCTGATGGACCTCAAGATGAGAAAGTAATCCAATGGAAGCTGACACTACACCAGATAG GTCTCGATGTGAACCGCACTGACAGGACATTAGTGTTTTATGAGAAGCAAGAAAATTTATCGAAACTTTGGGATATCCTAGCAGTTTATTCATGGTTTGATAAAGATGTGGGCTATGCTCAAG GTATGAGTGATCTCTGCTCTCCCATGATAATTCTTCTTGAAGATGAAGCAGACGCCTTTTGGTGTTTCGAACACTTGATGCGTCGATTG CGGGGAAATTTCACATGTACTGCGAACTCGGTTGGCGTCGAGACACAACTTAGTCATTTAGCTGCAGTTACTCAAGTTATCGATCCAAAACTTCATCAGCACTTAG AGAACCTAGGTGGTGGTGATTATCTATTTGCTTTCCGAATGCTAATGGTTTTGTTCCGTCGCGAATTCTCTTTTGGTGATTCTTTGTACCTCTGGGAG ATGATGTGGGCTCTGGAATACGACCCAGATTTGTGCTCTTTGTATGCGGCTGACCCTGAAGCACCTACTGAGAAGTTAGAGGATGCAAAAGGAAAGTCTAAATCAAAAAAGCAATTTGGAAAGTACGAAAGGGAGAACATGAAAAGTGGAGGTAAAGGTGCTGAAACCCCCCTCCCCATTTCTGTTTTCTTAGTAGCTAGTGTCCTGAAGGATAAGAGCTCAACATTACTAACAGAGGCTCGTGGATTAGATGATGTTGTTAAG ATATTGAACGACTTGAATGGAAATATCGATGCCAAAAAAGCTTGCATTGGAGCATTGAAGTTGCACAAGAAGTATTTAAAAAAG GTTAAGAAACCATGA